The Brassica napus cultivar Da-Ae chromosome C7, Da-Ae, whole genome shotgun sequence genomic interval tacaattttattatatttacctcaatatattaattttcttttaatatgattgattatgattatataatagataaaatattatagaatattttattttcattttataaacgataactgaatatattaatgtataataatatttcaaactaatttcgaaattagtataagtatttaaatataatttcaaaaatgaagatcttgtaaaattcttttaaaacagatttgttaaaattttaaattaaaatgaaaagatatcaaaagatattatgattaaagtatttaaaaattatatatattattagtcttaacaaaatacatttaataagatttctaagtgatggtccaaattaaaaaatcacacatgaaagaagtcatgacttctattttaatatataagatatatttatatttaaaatgaaaagatatcaaaagatattatgattaaagtattttaaagattatatgtattattagtcttaacaaaatacatttaataagatttttaagtgatggtccaaattaaaaaattacacataaaagaagtcatgacttctattttaatatatgagaTTCAACATAAGACGCATTAGACCAATATAAGATGTCTAAATGCAACTAAAATTTCAGTTGCATTGACTATTGatgtgctctctctctctctctaagaaTAGCTTTGTCCTACAAAATTTGGTCACAAAATTGGAGCATGGTTCGCTTATAGCATTCATTAATTGGAGCATGGTTGATACCTGGTTTGGTGACTATGTAAAAACCAGAATCGAAATCGGTTTTAGGCTTTTGGCTTATTTTTTcaattctggtttgactactaGTCGAATCGATcagcaaaattttaaaatctatatgaTTACCCCGTTCGTTTTGACCAAACCAGTAGTCAatcaacaaaattttcattttttctgaAATCAAATTATACCAAATTTGACCAAACTATCCCAAATTTGATCAAATATATTAAACCATTGAATCGGAAAAGCCAAACTAGTTGAATTGATTGCATTCATCCAAAGTAttctaatttatattaatttaattgattttgaccaaatttaaacaaacaaaaaaactaaaaagatggTTCATTTTAGTAAAAGAATAAGAACAGTGGAACTAACCGAATTGAACCGGGCTGAACTAACCGAGTTTGCATCTATTTACTAGGGGAAGTCGAAGTTCCTCGAAGGTATGAGAGTAAGATTATCGGTTACAACTCCTAAGAGgttctgaaacaaaaaaaaataatactattataataatttaattatgctTTAATTCTGTAAAACCAATTGAAACCTTAATCAAGTAACATCAGTCACTTGGAGCTAAGAACCAGTTCCTAAATCTTCTacgtttagaattttttttttattctctctccaattttaattattttttatttttcttaaatggtTAGAATTCTCTCTGGGCCGATGGAGCTGCTCTGAGGTTTTTAGTCGCTctcgaaaataaaaataaaaataatacacaTGACGATCTCTTTTGGGCTGTATCTCTTATGTATGTCGGGCCTAGAACATGGGCTACCTATTATCATTGCGAATCGAGTTTCCTGTAAACCCTAGCAAAACCTTGTGAGCTCTCTATCACATACGGTGAGCAAAAATGGCTTGGCGCAATGCAGGATCTACCGCTCGTTCTTTTGTATCCGCCGCCGCAAGAGCACCGTCTCTCCGTTCTCCTACGGCGGCGCTTCCTCGCCTCCGTCCTTCCCCATCCTCCTTACCTGGCCGTCGCTCCTCCTTTTCATTGCCCTCTAGGTTTGACCTAGCTTCGTCAAATTAGCTCAATCAGTTTGAAACTTTCTAGTTTAGTAGTTCTTGATATCTGATGTTCTATTGTGATTTGAGATCCGTTGTCACCTGAGATCTCaaacacttgtttttttttttgtttttttggtaaaatgttaaatattatacCAATCTTCAGGAACATAGGAGCACTTGGTTGCACACAATCTTTCTTGCCGCTGTACAGTGTTGTGGCTGCTTCTCAACTCACCTCCCACCTTAATGTTAACTTGCGGGCTTTCTGCGAGCTGTCTAATGGTACCTTCCCACGCACTTGTCAAGATCGCTAATAGTTGAGTGTTACGTTTCTTAGGATTTCGTCAGATAATATGAGAATTAAGCGGgaatttttctttgtttgaacATGCTAAAACTACGGATCTTCTTGCGCATTTGATGTCCTTTCTTTTGGTGGTTCTGTCTGTTTGTGTGAATTTTCAATTAAAGAATTGATTGGGATTGATAAAGAATTGAAATGGTGGGTGATGCAAGTGGATGAGAGGGAGTTCTTATtcattttctttgtcttttttttttttgaaaatactcCGTTTTCTTTTTAGGTGTTGTCACAATGGACAAACTAAAGCTTATTTTTTGTACCAGATAACATCTTATTCACTTAAGCAGCCAGTTTTGTACTTCAGTCATTACTCAAGCTTAAGATAAGAGTTGTGAATAGACTGAATTGAGCTGTCTTTGACTTGACTTAAAGTTACATAGTTCTTGATTTTGATCCTGATAAAATTTGGGTTATACAACAATTTCGTGTGTTTAGTTTCATGGTGTTCTGAGTTGTGTTGTTATTTTTAAACAAGTAGTCTTGTTTATCATACAAAAAGGATGAAATCAGTATCGAATATACTATACATGATACGTGATGCGGGCAATGAAGAATTGATGCTTGGAATTTATACGTGTGACAGGTACTTGAAGAGGCTGAGAGTGTATAATGCATCAGTGCATGCATCAGTTACTTTGAAGGTGTGTAAGAGATCCAAAGAGTGGGGTTACCTCAGAAAAAATCTTAATCGTTATGTTACTTTCGTTTTAGAAATTTAACTTCCGTGGAATCTCGTTAATTATTAATAGCTGTAGAGCTTTTCGTTTGCTCAGCACAATGGGTTATCCtctgaggttttttttttttttttgtattggaAAGATGCATAAAGTACTTAGCATTATCGATAAATGTTTTGGATTACAACTCAAATCAACGTcgtttgtaaattaatttttttgttatagtgATTATTTTCCAACAATTGTATCGtaattataagaaattaatttGCTTGTTTCAATTGATCCATTGAAACACTCTCATAACTATCCAATTTACTTTATCATTTGATATCAATACAAGTAATTCTCTTAAAAGTGAGCATTTTACATTTTACACGTAACAAACATGTTATCAGAGCCTCATACGATCAATTTCATGGCACCTTAGGAAAAAAATCTGATATGGAGGCGACGGTGGAAGAGTTGCAGAAGAAGGTGAGTAAGATCGCACCATTGAGCATAGTCTAGAGGAGATAAAAGCTAAAAATGGGGAAGCTGAGTCTTCTCTTGGAACAGCTTATGACTGATGATGATGAGGCAAAGAAACGAGAAAAGGAACCCATCTCTGCCGGTGTGCTATCCAGTCAAACGGGTACTCCTAAGGCATGTACATACGTCAGGAAAGGGTCTGGAGAGTTAAACGACGCAAACTTTCCATTTCCATTTCCATTGGGAGTCGCTGATGCGACGCTTGGAGATACCAAATTTTGACAGCGATGAAGTAGAAAATTGGGTACTCTTTTCTTTATGGTGTCTGTTTGTTTTCTGCTTCAGTGTTTCAAGCCATCcctttaatttatgttgttcGGTCTTTGGATGAATTTGAGATccattttaaataaaaggaaatttgttccaattatttttatagttcCTTTAACACTCAATGGAAACAAAGGTGAAAATCGAAATGAAGAAAATCTATCATTTAAAATGGACAAAAGTGATTATAGTACAATCTATAGCTTCGAAGTTTTATTGACTGGACAAAACTGATATATGGGTTTAAAGTACGTCATATACGGACTAAGATTAAACGCGCCTTAAAAAAAGCAACACCATCCATAataccaccatcatcatcatgattATTATTCGCACAGGTTGGAGCAAATAAAATAGCAAGGAGGCAACTAGATACGAGTTCAAGGGGAAAGATGTTTAGCTTAGACTTTGAAAATTAGAGTGAACGCATGTTTTCTCTCCGTCGGACATATCTAGTTTTGTCATGGTACTTTGGTTTATCAGAGCTTCTGTGAGTCGTTAGCTCCATCATCCTCCTATGTCTCTCTGGTGGACGCGGAACCACTTCCCCGTTCACAAACAACTCAGCTGCAACATTCACCAAACACATTAACCAAGGAGTTGACGaggtaattaatatataaaagttatGATTGTTTTTTCTGTGAGATCAATGACGCACTAGTACCTCCGTAATCTTTGTACTCTGGATCAACATAAGAGTCCGGAAGAACGAAGAGAACACCAGGAATTCCTGAAACTCacaagaatcaatcacaatcAATACATCATCTTGTGTGTtcaagcagagagagagagagattacctTTTGATGTCTCCTCATCGATCTCACAGCCAAAACCGAAATACCTCTCGCAAGAGACATTGTAGATCTTCCTCTTGGCTTCTTCCTCACTGATCAACAAAAAATTACAATGACTACGAGcttgtagaagaagaagaagaagaatcttaCCAGCCGACAATTTTGGCTAGGGTTTGAACATAGCAATCGATCATCTGCTGTGGACTAGCGTTTTCGCCGCCGGGTTTGTCCATGACGATAAGCCAATGCTCGTAGTCACAACCGGAGAAGAGCGGCGCCATTTCGGTAGGTTGTCGGTCGCTGAGGTTGGATTTTACGGGAGAATACGATCCACCACCGGATCTATCCATCCGGGTTCGGATCGTAGTTAGGCGGGACGAAGTGGGGATGAATCCGAAAAGCGTTGGTGAGGATCGACGGGAGATGAGGTTAGAAGGGAGAGGCGGCCCTGGAGGTGGGAAAGATACGAGTGGCGACTCGGGAGACGGTGGAGCGTGATAGCGATTTCGCCATTGGTCCGCTTACCGGCAATGACGAAACTAGGGTTTAAGGATCCgagtttcttttttattttggactTGTAGTTTGTCATTAATGGGCCTTTTCATTTCAGCATATGAGGCGGCTTTAGATGAGATCATTCGTTTTGCATTAGACGATTTTATTGCTTACGGCCATTTTCCACACGTACTCATGGAGCAGAGCACGTGGACAAAAACAATGCTACAACATAAAGATGGGTTCCAATTGTTGGGCTGATGTAGTAATGTATGTAATTTACCTAAATGAGCGTATGATATATTGAATAAGATTGAATGAGATTAAGTTTATGACTCGTTTCCCCGCTACCAGCTGCAAACGCAAACGCatcttttgcggttggtagcagttattggcgttttgcaacaatcgttcaaaccgctccaaaccgtttcaaatcgctctaaacctcattaattcaaaagctggttccagttagcgtttgcggttgcagaggataatttttttttaaacaatataaatacaaaaataaaaatattcaataaaaaattttaaattggaattataaaaatactaaaatatatctattatattttaattactattataaaattttaaaataaaaatattttctataatttttaaaaatttaaaactataactttctaaatatattttttatatttattataatattatgatttttgatatttttataattatataaaatgtaaatattgttaatttattatttaaccactGCTGCATTAGGTAGtcaaccagtcataagtatcccgcaaacgcaccaatttctaaccacagagccagtcgtacaaatctcttaaaagcgctagaaaccgcaactacccgcatccgcaaactcccgcaaccgcaaccgctgcgtttgaaccagtcagaccctaaaTGAGAATTGTATGAATTAAATTTTTCTACCAAATTAGGAGTAAGTAAATAAACCGAATCcaaaaacccaaaccaaacccaacctaaaaaaaatgaattcgaACAAAGTCAAATCCGACATAAATACTGAATGAGACTTGTTTTACAGTATTCCATATTATGAGTTTTATCTGAACCAAACCTTAATCCGAATGGATATCTCATAAAcctgaaatattaaaaattcaaaaaatttattcatACCAAACCCGAATTCAATCCCAAATAAGTCCCTAAAATACTCTAAAATTTCAGTGAgtacttaaaataaatatctattacatgaataattaaatcaaatactcaatttaatatattttggtatttGGTGCTTTGCCTTCttctttatattaaatttattgggTTTGATGTGTTTCGTTTTGGATTCATTGGATATGATGTTTTGCACATAGTTTTTGAGTTTTCTTCTCTAATTTCATTGTCTTTACTCGTCAATTTGTCTCGTCATAAATTTACTCTAGAACCAAAAAAATCGCGACATgaacatttatcattttaaacttttgatttttcatCTTTGTTTCACTCGATCTTTATCTGATTTTTGGGTTTAACAAAGTATAAAAAGTTATTTTGGAAGTGTTCGACAATTCGACACCTTCCCATGGATCTGTTGGTGCATTTGGAAAGCAAGGAATGGCAAACTCTTTAATGGGAAAGTCGTATCCCCGATTGACACCCTCCAACATGCGTCCCTCGAGGCAGAATGTTGGAGGAAGGCTAACGAAAAAGAGCAAGAAGATGAGGATCAAGATGACTCTCCTACGATAGAGTTTGAGACAATATTCCCTAGGATATCCCAAATCCCTACATGTCAAGTCGATGCATCATGGATCGTTAATGGAAGTGTTAGTGGCTTAgggtggagtcttaaggatcagATGGGATCAGAGTTTTTTTGGACTACGGGCATGCGGTAGGAGCCTCTCACCTTTGCATGCCGATATGGAAGGTTTACTCCGGGCAACCTCATGTATGAGAGACATGAGGACTACTTCGATATGTTTCGAGACAGACTGCTCCGACCTAGTGGACATGACTACAAATCCGATGGATTGGCCAACTTTCGCCACAGAGATCGAGATTCTCTAGAGGCTACAGGAAGATTTCGAGGATGTGAGTCTTATTCATATTCCTCGAAATATGAATGGTCGGGCGGATGCGTTGGCAAAAGAGGCTGGAACCAGAGGCTATATGTTTTCCCATATATATCAGATACGGGCAGAGGAGGTGTTCCCCGGAGAATCAAATCGTCTGACCACCACTTAATCTAACTAAAAATGggtagttgacaaaaaaaaagaaagaaaaaggtatTTTGGAACCGAAAACCTAATTAAGATATGAAACCCGAAACTATATTGGGTTCAACAGTTTTTGGAAATGTCACTAGACCCGAACCGAAACAGACTAATTCCAAAAACTGAAGTCTAAGTCTAACGCCAGTttctttgttgctgatcacaacaaacgaactctaacgtcctaaacagacttagccatcccCATAAGGATAGGCTCTCGTACATCAGACAAGGATAACATAGCGTGCTATacaagaaattcaaaattttggtcagcacctCCAAAAGAGCGAGAACCTTACTAATGTTATGAAACTTTTGGAACAAAAGACGCTCGaaattatacataaaaaatTTCAGCATATGTTTCTTAAGATTGTCCCATGAGGAGATCTTTTCTTTTCCTCGTCAATTGCAGGAAAGATTGAGTTGATTCCACCAAGAGGTGGCATGACCGCATAATCGAGTAGTAACAAGAGAAACCTGTCTGTTGTCAAAGACGTCTTTGAATTCAAGAAATTCATCAACTATTACGAGCCGATCTAGGAGGTCCTCAGGTTGTGCTCCACCATGAAACTCAGGAATGTCGAGTTTGATGCATGAAGCCCATCGAGCGTCATCCCCATTTATGTTCTAATGACCACAATATTGTTGCTGGTGCCGGTTGTTGACGTCGTCGCCAAACGGATTATCAGCATCGGATTCGTGATCTTGTTCTTCAAATACGGGGTTGTGATGACGATTGTTGCGTTGTTGATGTCCTGCGTTGGCGGCATTTGTCGCATTTGCTGTGAATGCGGCTTGAACTCCAGCCTAAATTGCTTCAGCCATTGTCCTTCAGCCATTGCCTTGAAAAGGATTTTTGAAAATCTTCCATAAACTGTTGGAAGTGTGTCCAATCATTCGCTGGTCGAGGTGCCATTGAGATCCTAGATCGAAAACATGAGTTGAATCATAGTTAAAGTCTCTAACTAACGGAGCGAAAGTAACGATAGTTGCAGCGGTAGCGTTGAATTCTCAGAATACCCGTTATCTGAGCATTCTTTAATCTGTTAAGTTCTTATAGAATGCCATATAAAAGAAATTAAGAGTTGTTTAAACACAAAACtctaagtttttataaatatcaaatcAAAGGTAATGAAAACATGATGTCTAACTCTCTATTTATAAGATCTCGTATGAGACTTATAAACGTAGAGGGAATATGAAAAACAACCAAACCTAACTAGGAAAAGGACATTGAAACAAAAGGAAAACATCATAACACCAAACGAAATAGGAAAAGACGATGTACACTACATCAATCTTCCAGCTGCAAAGGAGCCCTTCTCACCAGCTTTGAATAAGTGACCCTCTCGGTTTGTCTTGCACTGTTATTTTTTGGTGGTTTCTTCTAGTTGAAGCAATATAAAGAGGTTGAGGTTTAGTGACTTCCAGATAAATGTGCAGTTAAGTTGCGGTTTTCTATTATCAGGTGTTCTTTCTTCTAGGTTCTAACTTCGAAGTCTTGGGTTCGTCAAAATGATTTGGTTGATGTCATCACGAACACAAGATTCAGAATTTCAGATGAATTGTTCTTTTAATGAAAAGAAGTCTTCCACGTTGTTTGCTCTCGTGCATAGTTCAATGCAATAATTACGGCTAGTTAAAGGCAAATAAGACCAAGATCTATTATCTATTATCTATTTAATGAATTACTTATGGATTTAGATGAAGGACTGTAGTGTTTATGTGTTTTAGAATTGGGATAATAGAAAGCAGAAAAAGAGTTTTAGTACACTAACAATCAAATAGAATGAGAAGGGAAGCCACAAAAGAATTCAGTCCATCACAACTCTCAATAATATCCTCTCCGAAAGATAATAATCCCAAAAGAATTCAGTCCCAAAAGTAATAAACTAATAACAATGGAACAAACAGACGTCGACATAAAAATTAATGCAATGAACACCGTGTGGAAGAGTCCCgcttaaatcataaaccaaacgAGAATAGATCCAAGTACCAAGCTTGAAACCATCTTGCTTGCTCCATTCTGCAAGGACATAAGAGTTATGGATCAGCATTTCATTTGTACTGTCTAGAGAGGCATCTTTGTATTATGTATACAACGTTATTATAATTTCATCATAATTTAATTGAAAATGAGACTTTTCAGTGAATCTATTAATCCGAGTTACCTCTAGAAAGATTCTCAAATTTAGGGGGTCCTAACATAAAGTGTCTTCCAGATTGTGGAGAATTCGATCACCCACGCTTTTGAACTATTTAAATGACTAGAAACTCTTTGTTTATGACTAAAGTGAACTAGATCTACTTTTTTGTCAATAATCAAATATTACTGGTCCGGACTTATAGACACGTGGAAGTTGTTTATTGCCCACGTTCATACTGTCAAAATCACGTGACTCCTGCACCCTGACTCGCTACACCTCGAGTTCGAAGATCTCGAGATAGATGCAGCAGCTGTCAAGTGGTCCGGCTCTGTAGAGCCCGACCAATTAGACCATTTCAGATTTGGTTAATAACGGTGGTCTATATTGGACAAATGTCCACATGTCCATAGACAtccaataatatttataattgtttttttcaattattatttaaaatattttattctctaaaattttgaaattatgttttctCTCCAGAATgacaaaatactttttttttcttatcaaaactatatataacactatgttttccgccaaaacctataaattatattttcccgGAAAATTACGTTTTCTCacaaaaaatcgaaaattatgttttttcgccaaaatcataaatttttgtttttcggCTAAATccgaaaaattatattttcctcccaaaacaaaaatatgtttcccgccaaaatcaaaatattatattttccgCAAAACCGAAAATTACGTTTTCTTGCCAAAACTGAGAAATCACGTTTTACTGCCAAAAtcagaaattatatttttacaccAAAACAGAGAAATTGTGTtctcccgccaaaaccggaaattacattttcccaccaaaattgaaaattacatttttccgccaaaattgaaaattatgtttttccgccaaatatgaaaattatgttttcgcGCCACCGTGAAATtacattttttctctaaaaccggaaaattattttttcctgccaaaaccataaatttacgttttcccgcaaaaaccatGAAATTGCGGTTTCCTACCAAAATCGTGAAATTGtgtgttttccgccaaaaccgtgaaATTACATTTTCTAGCTAAAACTTTAGAATTCCATGAAAATTGGGATAttatgttttcccgccaaaattataaattataaattttcttgtTAAAACTATGAAATTATGTTAAAAGGAAAGTGTATATATACTTATCCAAgaggaaataggaaaactattaaaacataggAAAAAGAAACTATCTATATCCTAAGTCGGCTAAGgctttggccgactctctctcctccttgcgGCCACGGTTGGGCTTGATGTGGCCGACGGGCTTTCtcctcttgtcttggttaatggcaatccactccatgatttataacactcccccttggatgccataaccatacatgtTATGTAGTACgtttcatgttgcctcattaaaaccttatcaggaaaacccagtgggacaaaaccatgatgaaggaaaaagagtacaacacgcactactcccccttatgtgaacctcagtgtaggttctacattctacgcatcttgGTGCGTGATATTTCCTGTATGTATAGGatgggagtaatcggccagtttcattactgaaccgtaattaGACCACTTCGActtcttaggtcgtttctcatgtcttttgacatcgagtgtcccggtaaagcataTGTGCTAAGTAATGTGAATCACATTGTCCTCGGAGatcactattgggtctttgcaaatcgtg includes:
- the LOC106410180 gene encoding uncharacterized protein LOC106410180 isoform X1 encodes the protein MAWRNAGSTARSFVSAAARAPSLRSPTAALPRLRPSPSSLPGRRSSFSLPSRNIGALGCTQSFLPLYSVVAASQLTSHLNVNLRAFCELSNGTFPRTCQDR
- the LOC106410180 gene encoding uncharacterized protein LOC106410180 isoform X2, whose protein sequence is MAWRNAGSTARSFVSAAARAPSLRSPTAALPRLRPSPSSLPGRRSSFSLPSRNIGALGCTQSFLPLYSVVAASQLTSHLNVNLRAFCELSNGT